One Glycine max cultivar Williams 82 chromosome 3, Glycine_max_v4.0, whole genome shotgun sequence DNA window includes the following coding sequences:
- the LOC100805926 gene encoding cyclin-P3-1 translates to MASLALETEDVISDIYLSLGLKESDKGVGVPRVLSLLSSLLERSVQRNETLLEAKHVKDVVTVFHGLRAPTLSVRKYIDRIFKYSGCSPSCFVVAHIYVDRFIQHTEIKLTSLNVHRLLITSIMLAAKFIDDAFYNNAYYAKVGGVSTSELNRLEMSFLFGIDFRLQFSVDTFGRYCRQLEKEAAEVVQIERPMQACRIKESWSNKDDPTCASTIAR, encoded by the exons ATGGCGAGTCTTGCTCTTGAAACCGAGGATGTAATCTCAGATATATACCTTTCACTGGGACTTAAGGAATCAGACAAAGGAGTAGGAGTTCCTCGAGTTTTATCTCTTCTCTCTTCACTTCTTGAGAGATCAGTTCAGAGAAACGAAACGCTATTGGAGGCAAAGCACGTAAAAGATGTAGTTACAGTATTTCACGGTTTAAGAGCTCCTACTCTGAGCGTTCGAAAGTACATTGATCGTATCTTCAAGTACTCAGGTTGCAGCCCATCATGCTTTGTCGTGGCACACATATATGTGGACAGATTCATTCAACACACAGAAATCAAATTGACTTCACTTAATGTGCACCGGCTTCTGATAACAAGCATCATGCTAGCAGCAAAGTTTATAGATGACGC ATTCTACAACAATGCTTACTATGCAAAAGTTGGAGGAGTGAGCACGTCTGAATTAAACAGGTTGGAGATGAGCTTTCTATTTGGCATAGATTTTAGGCTTCAGTTTAGTGTAGACACGTTTGGAAGATATTGTAGGCAATTGGAGAAAGAAGCTGCAGAAGTAGTCCAAATTGAAAGGCCAATGCAGGCTTGTCGAATTAAAGAAAGTTGGTCAAACAAAGATGATCCTACCTGTGCTTCCACAATTGCAAGATAA